A region from the Cyprinus carpio isolate SPL01 chromosome A8, ASM1834038v1, whole genome shotgun sequence genome encodes:
- the LOC109078321 gene encoding probable G-protein coupled receptor 160 has product MWNQHTSSAIMMAVIWSPGINENFLHDETLQYLLILCSKVALNTFVLTFWRHSILKSLLGLCSVSMYVADLLLVSAVTSAWLFKEHLPTSTSMCFILAHGSTVYALLPLPILIAGAFDYASYPYLNVNSSSQRRAVSYCIVVVLMWTLACGYTYNYTDTQPMEIYKDNMRVLVCRVHGSSVVFQFSMHLSIAVVLILLIYFKKMIGWIRRANKLAEKDQNFLYSQVGGCGNSEIQESSPPLFVSLTLGFALNWMPYLLMCLVCALVGFVVPAYASVNLLWMACANSVLAGIAFWFRSDGSGPLGKFPDDTCLWNIYWHLSKGNSSTVDAQLTTRIYIMVHNPAMTFREI; this is encoded by the coding sequence ATGTGGAACCAGCACACATCATCAGCGATCATGATGGCCGTCATCTGGTCCCCGGGAATAAATGAGAACTTTCTTCATGATGAAACCCTGCAGTACCTGCTCATTCTGTGCTCCAAAGTAGCTCTCAACACATTTGTTCTGACTTTCTGGAGGCACAGCATTCTCAAGTCACTCCTGGGGCTCTGCAGTGTCTCTATGTATGTGGCAGACTTGCTGCTGGTCAGTGCTGTCACCAGCGCGTGGCTTTTCAAAGAACACCTACCCACCTCCACCTCGATGTGCTTCATCTTGGCTCATGGATCGACTGTCTACGCTCTGCTTCCTCTACCCATACTCATCGCTGGGGCATTCGACTACGCCAGCTACCCATACCTAAACGTTAACTCAAGCTCTCAGCGCAGGGCTGTAAGTTACTGCATTGTGGTTGTGCTCATGTGGACATTAGCGTGCGGTTACACCTACAACTACACGGACACGCAACCTATGGAGATTTACAAAGACAACATGAGAGTCCTGGTGTGTCGCGTTCATGGATCTAGTGTAGTGTTTCAATTTAGTATGCACTTATCTATTGCAGTGGTTCTCATACtactgatttattttaagaaGATGATTGGTTGGATCAGAAGAGCCAATAAACTGGCAGAGAAAGATCAAAACTTCCTGTACAGTCAGGTTGGGGGATGTGGAAACTCTGAAATTCAAGAAAGTTCCCCTCCTCTATTTGTCAGTCTGACTCTAGGTTTTGCATTGAACTGGATGCCCTACCTGTTGATGTGTTTGGTATGTGCCTTGGTGGGCTTTGTGGTGCCAGCTTATGCCAGTGTCAATCTTCTGTGGATGGCCTGCGCCAACAGTGTACTGGCTGGCATTGCCTTTTGGTTTAGGAGTGATGGGAGTGGACCTTTAGGAAAATTCCCAGATGACACTTGTTTGTGGAACATCTACTGGCACTTGAGCAAAGGAAACTCTTCAACTGTGGACGCACAGCTTACTACGAGAATATACATAATGGTTCACAACCCTGCTATGACTTTTCGAGAGATCTAG